In Acinetobacter sp. WCHAc010034, a genomic segment contains:
- a CDS encoding DUF5682 family protein, with protein sequence MTDFAARPPRLQHALQLIQQLAAREIYFFPVRHHSPACAYAVLQALREIQPAHILIEGPSSFNRLIADLQHADSRPPLAVLCQTEIRPVPADSAQPEAEAEAAKQYRTAYFPFCEYSPEWVALREAPALQAGVEFIDLDWSSQVEHEQQASAQQTWQSRSLQQERYLAHSQYIQLLARKLHCRNHDELWEHLFELQPRERLQAWQAFFEEVFVWCAMSRLDYEPAVLQAEASLIREQRMLQGILARCQDRQGPLCIVTGGFHTLALVEELADQLLNPKPKKTAQLKSREQSDQSWLIRYSFDRLDALNGYASGMPSPAFYQRCWEQLLQDEPDEAAARQHLAVNFISEFSAQLHQQQITDSSFITVKTASEQAIGLAALRGHAQLSRFDVIDACFSSFIKGSLDEGQQAFRQVLHQLLSGAALGQAAQSAQTPPLLAQVYELAKFHRFKLEETLSKRAKLDVLRNPKHRLRSRFLHLLDFLELDFAKRLSGPDFLGGGQLNLLFEEWDYAWTPQVEANLIELAEYGSEMSGIALQKLLRLKQDFAQQGLGRSSHQAVQLLIRAALMGLQPQIPVLFAELERFLPEDPDLDSVLQCGQKLLYLWTGKDFLAFQQQPALKTLLQQAVSSALFLVSQWAAPPLEQQRQYLQHLLQLHGLIKQTAYLLENEAGGLSLFHSTVARLTPGWTQASLLLGGVSALQFMDGVCTEQELHQRLQQRFGIGADPEQAVNYLSGIMHSAPELLLRYPAMADLLNELVQTWDEAVFVALLPDLRFAFTHFKPKETAAFAEQIAQINGVSSLQIAHYSSEISQEQLLQGVQLNQQLNFLIAEQQLEHWLAAAEQGGQS encoded by the coding sequence ATGACAGATTTTGCGGCGCGGCCGCCACGCCTGCAGCATGCGCTGCAGCTGATCCAGCAATTGGCGGCGCGGGAGATTTACTTCTTTCCCGTCCGGCATCACAGCCCTGCATGCGCCTATGCCGTATTGCAGGCGCTTCGAGAGATTCAGCCTGCGCATATCCTGATTGAAGGCCCAAGCTCCTTTAACCGGCTTATTGCAGACCTGCAGCATGCCGACAGCCGGCCGCCTTTGGCTGTGCTGTGCCAGACTGAAATCCGGCCGGTTCCTGCCGATTCAGCACAGCCGGAAGCGGAGGCTGAGGCCGCTAAGCAGTACCGGACAGCGTATTTCCCGTTTTGCGAATATTCGCCGGAATGGGTGGCGCTGCGCGAAGCGCCGGCGCTGCAGGCGGGCGTTGAATTTATTGATCTGGACTGGAGCAGCCAGGTTGAGCATGAGCAGCAAGCCAGCGCGCAGCAGACATGGCAAAGCCGCTCTTTGCAGCAGGAGCGCTATTTGGCGCACAGCCAATATATTCAGCTGCTTGCCCGGAAGCTGCATTGCCGCAATCATGATGAGCTGTGGGAGCATCTGTTTGAACTGCAGCCCCGTGAGCGGCTGCAGGCATGGCAGGCTTTCTTTGAAGAGGTTTTTGTCTGGTGCGCGATGTCGCGGCTGGATTATGAGCCGGCTGTGCTGCAGGCGGAAGCGTCTTTAATCCGTGAACAGCGCATGCTGCAGGGTATTCTGGCGCGCTGCCAAGACCGGCAAGGGCCGCTGTGCATCGTCACGGGCGGCTTTCACACTTTGGCTTTGGTAGAGGAATTAGCCGATCAGCTGCTGAATCCCAAGCCGAAAAAAACAGCCCAATTGAAAAGCCGAGAACAGTCCGATCAGTCATGGCTGATCCGCTACAGTTTTGACCGCTTAGATGCACTGAACGGCTATGCTTCCGGCATGCCGTCTCCGGCATTTTATCAGCGCTGCTGGGAACAGCTGCTGCAGGATGAGCCGGATGAGGCTGCTGCCCGGCAGCACTTGGCGGTTAACTTTATTTCTGAATTTTCCGCGCAGCTGCATCAGCAGCAAATCACGGACAGCAGCTTTATTACCGTAAAAACCGCCAGTGAGCAGGCTATAGGCTTGGCGGCGCTGCGCGGCCATGCGCAGCTCAGCCGGTTTGATGTGATTGATGCATGCTTCAGCAGCTTTATTAAGGGAAGCCTGGATGAAGGGCAGCAGGCTTTCCGCCAGGTTCTGCATCAGCTGCTCAGCGGGGCGGCATTGGGGCAGGCGGCGCAGTCGGCGCAGACGCCGCCGCTGCTGGCGCAAGTGTATGAGCTGGCAAAATTCCACCGCTTTAAGCTGGAGGAAACACTCAGCAAGCGGGCCAAGCTGGATGTGCTGCGCAATCCGAAGCACCGCTTGCGCAGCCGGTTCCTGCATTTGCTGGACTTTTTGGAGCTGGACTTTGCCAAGCGCCTGAGCGGGCCGGATTTTCTTGGCGGCGGGCAGCTGAATTTGCTGTTTGAAGAATGGGACTATGCATGGACGCCGCAGGTCGAAGCGAATTTGATTGAACTGGCGGAATACGGCAGCGAAATGAGCGGCATTGCGCTGCAGAAGCTGCTCAGGCTGAAGCAGGACTTTGCGCAGCAGGGGCTGGGGCGCTCTTCGCATCAGGCTGTCCAGCTGCTCATCCGGGCTGCGCTGATGGGGCTGCAGCCGCAGATTCCGGTGCTATTTGCCGAGCTGGAACGGTTTTTGCCGGAAGATCCGGATCTGGATTCGGTGCTGCAATGCGGGCAAAAGCTGCTGTATTTATGGACTGGAAAAGACTTTCTGGCTTTCCAGCAGCAGCCGGCTTTAAAAACGCTGCTGCAGCAGGCTGTGTCCAGCGCATTATTTTTGGTTTCGCAATGGGCCGCTCCGCCGCTTGAGCAGCAGCGCCAATATTTGCAGCACTTGCTGCAGCTGCATGGCCTGATCAAGCAAACTGCATATCTGCTGGAAAATGAAGCCGGGGGCTTGAGCTTATTTCACAGCACTGTTGCGCGCTTAACGCCGGGCTGGACGCAGGCCAGCCTGCTGCTGGGCGGCGTGAGCGCGCTGCAGTTTATGGACGGCGTCTGCACCGAGCAGGAGCTGCATCAGCGGCTGCAGCAGCGTTTTGGCATAGGAGCCGACCCTGAACAGGCGGTAAATTACCTTTCAGGCATCATGCACAGCGCGCCGGAACTGCTGCTGCGCTATCCGGCAATGGCGGACTTGCTGAATGAACTGGTGCAAACATGGGATGAAGCTGTATTTGTCGCGCTGCTGCCCGACCTGCGCTTTGCCTTTACGCATTTCAAGCCCAAAGAAACCGCGGCGTTTGCTGAACAGATCGCGCAGATCAATGGCGTGTCCAGCCTGCAGATTGCCCATTACAGCAGTGAAATCAGCCAAGAGCAGCTGCTGCAGGGCGTGCAGCTCAACCAGCAGCTGAACTTTTTAATCGCGGAACAGCAGCTTGAGCATTGGCTTGCGGCTGCAGAACAGGGAGGCCAGTCATGA
- a CDS encoding DUF4132 domain-containing protein, with protein MFERLLTTLGMGAEQKEQKIIADLLYNIVNPLKALNADYPEQLAAYILTGEHAGILLALQSRTDDDAAILLNQPGTLNWWRPQPGSQSLIQGNKKLANQSKNARVNFYQHLGQDLTPEQAVRYGKFLAALTRGQNYTALSAQVPSWFEYFMVDGLHSSLGDSALNKNMQFRKHWTVQALHDMLQSEHLDGTLVLNLLFDRANLYEYSWSNLDLFYRLPDFEAYILSHRDAFAGLYLQLSANGQHNLLNYLERTPAVTQHFPGLVIGCALQGSKKARLIAQSLLPNLKQEDVQELLAEKLQHGIAKEKTGAAELLARSGLAAKPVLQAALVQEKSKAVIQAVEQALARLASLDHAKDDEEFAIPAFEPIVFQKLPASVNALLQENYQAVLEKAQADAEQEQEDNKTRDWNSSWRQASYKRLKNIGGKKLAEYADIINGDSNSKTGLDPQVIFYKNHLNQLPEYNLVHFLKISGQSHRRQDGLHLSSYILDDYFKADGYQNLELRQLADAVTQAGYENADKTVGLMLLQSNYDDLIERLVPEHVWPFYAERQDLLAEALGLLPSQLTGSYASYDIEAALKILGYFPKLPARFIPRLLELALGEGKSHRLQAQLLLERLGDIRLRAEEALSSSKQEIRIVAAEWLARLGDPLAVAALNQALKKEKREVVIAALLTSLERLGEDISAYLSADFLLKEAQKGLKGKLPSSLLWLLDKPFPQLAWQNGQVAEDEIIRWWAVLAHKLKEPAGNALLQRYLSLLSASSQQQLGEFLLDGFIRQDTRHPSQDEALQEANQHAPNRLAGYKNAFKNYGQKYPEYYGRYEHITLEQVVEEIKREALSRYLGSAIGDKGILALAGGVQGHKAVHFIQQYMKDHYQRRAQIEAMIAALANSDDPVIIQFLLSIARRYRTASVQEKARGLIEAIAERNGWSNDELADRTIPTAGFDEHGILTLGYGGRDFKVSLDENYKFVLKNEDGKEIKALPAARQSDDEELAKEAKKQFSSAKKELKQILDLQTARLYEAMCANRRWAVAEWQQYLAEHPIMKRLIQRLVWQEIADGKVVHTFRPAEDGSLINAEDDEIELSADSQIQLAHAALMDGASKQDWQQHLKDYKVKPLFAQLSHLLPELDVQDKDAVDDRLGWMSDTFTLRGVMNKLGYQRGQAEDGGVFDYYSKSFNSLGLTAYISFSGSYLPEENMPAALYRLSFSRNKGSSWNRADLALNDVPKILFAECYADYHAAAAACRGFDPEWEKKTPW; from the coding sequence ACCTTGAACTGGTGGCGCCCGCAGCCGGGCAGCCAGTCTTTAATTCAGGGCAATAAGAAGCTGGCGAATCAATCGAAAAATGCGCGGGTGAATTTTTACCAGCATTTAGGGCAGGATTTAACGCCTGAACAGGCAGTCCGCTACGGCAAATTTTTGGCGGCTTTAACGCGCGGGCAAAACTATACCGCGCTGAGCGCGCAAGTGCCGAGCTGGTTTGAATATTTCATGGTGGATGGCCTGCACAGCAGCCTGGGAGACAGCGCGCTCAATAAAAACATGCAGTTCCGCAAGCATTGGACGGTGCAGGCTTTGCACGATATGCTGCAAAGCGAGCATTTAGATGGAACATTGGTGCTTAACCTGCTGTTTGACCGCGCCAATCTGTATGAATATTCGTGGAGCAATTTAGACTTATTCTACCGCCTGCCGGATTTTGAAGCCTATATTCTGTCGCACCGTGATGCTTTTGCAGGCCTGTATTTGCAGCTTTCGGCCAACGGGCAGCATAATTTGCTGAACTATTTGGAGCGCACGCCTGCAGTGACGCAGCATTTTCCGGGCTTAGTCATCGGCTGCGCCTTGCAGGGCAGTAAAAAAGCCCGCCTGATTGCGCAGTCCCTCTTGCCTAATTTAAAACAAGAAGATGTGCAGGAACTCTTGGCGGAAAAGCTGCAGCATGGCATTGCGAAAGAGAAAACCGGCGCAGCCGAGCTGCTGGCGCGTTCCGGCCTGGCGGCGAAGCCTGTTCTGCAGGCGGCCTTAGTGCAGGAAAAAAGCAAGGCGGTGATTCAGGCCGTGGAGCAGGCATTGGCCCGTTTGGCGTCTTTAGACCATGCGAAGGACGATGAGGAGTTTGCCATTCCAGCATTTGAGCCGATTGTTTTTCAGAAGCTGCCGGCATCGGTCAATGCGCTGCTGCAGGAAAACTATCAGGCGGTGCTGGAAAAAGCGCAGGCCGATGCCGAGCAGGAACAGGAAGACAATAAAACCCGCGACTGGAACAGCAGCTGGCGTCAGGCAAGCTATAAGCGCTTGAAAAATATCGGCGGGAAAAAGCTTGCCGAATATGCAGATATCATCAATGGCGATTCGAACAGCAAAACTGGGCTGGACCCTCAGGTGATCTTCTATAAAAACCACCTGAATCAGCTGCCGGAATATAATCTGGTGCATTTCTTGAAAATATCCGGGCAGAGCCACCGCCGGCAGGATGGCCTGCATTTGAGCTCGTATATTCTGGATGACTATTTCAAGGCAGACGGCTATCAGAATCTTGAGCTGCGCCAGCTGGCCGATGCGGTGACGCAGGCCGGCTATGAAAATGCCGATAAAACTGTCGGGCTGATGCTACTGCAGTCGAATTACGATGATTTGATTGAGCGCTTAGTTCCTGAGCATGTTTGGCCGTTTTATGCAGAGCGTCAGGATCTGCTGGCGGAGGCGCTGGGATTATTGCCGAGCCAGCTGACAGGCAGCTATGCCAGCTACGATATTGAAGCGGCCTTAAAGATTTTGGGCTATTTCCCGAAGCTGCCTGCGCGGTTTATTCCAAGGCTATTGGAACTGGCATTAGGGGAAGGAAAAAGCCACCGCCTGCAGGCGCAATTGCTGCTGGAGCGCTTAGGTGATATCCGGCTGCGGGCGGAAGAGGCTTTAAGCTCAAGCAAGCAGGAAATCCGCATTGTGGCGGCGGAATGGCTGGCCCGGCTGGGCGATCCGCTGGCCGTGGCAGCCTTGAATCAGGCCTTGAAGAAAGAAAAGCGGGAAGTGGTGATAGCCGCCCTGCTGACCAGTTTGGAGCGTTTAGGCGAAGATATTTCCGCCTATCTGTCTGCAGATTTCCTGCTTAAAGAAGCGCAGAAGGGGCTGAAAGGCAAGCTGCCAAGCAGCCTGCTGTGGCTGCTGGACAAGCCTTTTCCGCAGCTGGCTTGGCAAAATGGCCAAGTGGCTGAGGATGAGATTATCCGCTGGTGGGCAGTGCTGGCGCATAAGCTGAAAGAGCCGGCGGGCAATGCGCTGCTGCAACGCTATCTGAGCCTGCTTTCCGCTTCCAGCCAGCAGCAGCTGGGCGAATTCCTGCTGGATGGCTTTATCCGTCAGGATACGCGCCATCCGTCGCAGGATGAAGCTTTGCAGGAAGCCAATCAGCATGCGCCGAACCGGCTTGCCGGCTATAAAAATGCATTTAAGAATTATGGGCAGAAATACCCTGAGTACTATGGGCGCTATGAGCACATTACCCTGGAGCAGGTTGTTGAAGAAATTAAGCGGGAGGCGCTTTCACGCTATTTAGGCTCAGCGATTGGCGACAAGGGCATTCTGGCTTTGGCTGGCGGCGTGCAGGGGCATAAAGCCGTCCATTTCATTCAGCAGTATATGAAAGATCACTACCAGCGCCGCGCGCAAATTGAAGCCATGATCGCCGCGCTGGCGAACAGCGATGACCCGGTCATCATTCAGTTTTTATTGTCCATTGCCCGGCGCTACCGCACAGCTTCGGTGCAGGAAAAGGCCCGCGGGCTGATTGAGGCGATTGCGGAACGCAATGGCTGGAGCAATGATGAGCTGGCCGACCGGACGATTCCAACCGCAGGCTTTGATGAGCATGGAATTTTAACGCTGGGCTATGGCGGGCGGGATTTCAAAGTTTCTTTGGATGAAAACTATAAGTTCGTGCTGAAAAATGAAGACGGCAAGGAAATTAAAGCCCTGCCTGCGGCCCGTCAAAGCGATGATGAGGAGCTGGCCAAAGAGGCGAAAAAGCAGTTCAGCAGCGCTAAGAAGGAGTTGAAGCAGATTCTTGATCTGCAGACAGCCCGCTTATATGAGGCGATGTGCGCTAACCGGCGCTGGGCTGTGGCCGAGTGGCAGCAGTATCTGGCGGAGCATCCAATTATGAAGCGCTTAATTCAGCGCTTAGTCTGGCAGGAAATTGCGGATGGCAAGGTTGTGCATACTTTCCGCCCGGCTGAAGACGGCAGCCTGATCAACGCTGAAGATGATGAAATTGAATTGTCTGCAGACAGCCAGATTCAATTGGCGCATGCCGCCCTGATGGATGGCGCCTCCAAGCAAGACTGGCAGCAGCATTTGAAAGATTACAAAGTAAAGCCTTTGTTTGCGCAATTAAGCCATCTGCTGCCTGAGCTGGATGTGCAGGATAAAGATGCGGTGGATGACCGCTTGGGCTGGATGAGCGATACATTCACCTTGCGCGGGGTGATGAACAAGCTGGGCTATCAGCGCGGGCAGGCCGAAGACGGCGGGGTTTTTGACTATTATTCTAAATCCTTTAACAGCTTAGGGCTGACTGCTTATATCAGCTTCAGCGGCAGCTATTTGCCGGAAGAAAATATGCCGGCGGCTTTATACCGCCTCAGCTTCAGCCGGAACAAAGGAAGCTCATGGAACCGCGCCGACTTAGCGCTCAATGATGTGCCTAAAATTTTATTTGCGGAATGCTATGCGGACTATCATGCCGCCGCTGCAGCCTGCCGCGGCTTCGATCCAGAATGGGAGAAAAAAACACCATGGTAA
- a CDS encoding VWA domain-containing protein: MTSRQDADSAARWRLILGRYSDRAFDQVQLDREQLRLERTLDYLYNREYERRGQAAGQPRHGSLDNSQLTAINWLNNARKLFPQSTFERIQMQAVERYQLDALLKDEKSLRSLEPTPQLAKALLSMRGRMNAQTREAVRDIIRQVVEQIVARLKPNFVHAVQGRRNRFRRSVIVNSQNFDWRRTIQQNLKHYHTGLNKLIIQQPFFNARVQRHLPWTVVLCVDQSGSMMSSVMYSAICASILASLPAVKVHLVLFDTHIADLSHLAHDPVEVLLTAQLGGGTDIAKAVAYCEKYITQPSRTIFTLISDFEEGGSVAHLLNAVSRLNSQQVKLLGLAALDEQANPVYDMQMAQKLNERGMSVAALTPEHFAQWMAEVMQ; this comes from the coding sequence ATGACCAGCCGTCAAGATGCCGATTCAGCTGCGCGCTGGCGGCTGATTCTGGGGCGCTACAGCGACCGGGCATTCGATCAGGTGCAGCTAGACCGCGAACAATTGCGCCTGGAGCGCACACTGGACTATTTATACAACCGCGAATATGAACGGCGCGGGCAGGCTGCGGGCCAGCCGCGGCATGGATCGCTGGATAATTCCCAGCTTACGGCCATCAACTGGCTGAATAATGCGCGCAAGCTTTTCCCGCAAAGCACCTTTGAGCGGATTCAGATGCAGGCAGTCGAACGCTATCAGCTGGACGCCTTGCTGAAAGACGAAAAAAGCCTGCGCAGCCTGGAGCCGACGCCGCAGCTGGCCAAAGCCTTGCTGAGCATGCGCGGGCGGATGAATGCGCAAACCCGCGAAGCTGTGCGCGACATTATCCGTCAGGTAGTCGAGCAGATTGTTGCCCGGCTGAAGCCGAATTTTGTGCATGCGGTTCAGGGGCGCCGCAACCGTTTCCGGCGCTCTGTTATTGTCAATAGCCAAAACTTTGACTGGCGGCGCACCATTCAGCAGAATTTGAAGCATTACCATACCGGCCTGAATAAGCTGATTATTCAGCAGCCTTTTTTCAATGCGCGGGTGCAGCGGCATTTGCCGTGGACAGTCGTGCTTTGCGTTGACCAAAGCGGCTCAATGATGAGCTCGGTGATGTACAGCGCAATTTGCGCCAGCATTCTGGCCAGCCTGCCTGCGGTAAAAGTCCATCTGGTGCTGTTTGATACCCATATTGCCGATTTATCGCATCTGGCGCATGACCCGGTTGAGGTGCTGCTGACCGCGCAGCTCGGCGGCGGCACGGATATCGCCAAAGCCGTAGCTTACTGTGAAAAATATATTACGCAGCCGAGCCGGACTATTTTCACTTTAATCAGCGACTTTGAAGAGGGCGGTTCGGTGGCCCATCTGCTGAATGCGGTGAGCCGCTTAAACAGCCAGCAGGTCAAGCTGCTGGGCCTGGCCGCTTTAGATGAGCAGGCGAACCCGGTTTATGACATGCAAATGGCGCAAAAGCTGAATGAACGCGGCATGTCGGTGGCGGCGCTTACGCCGGAACATTTTGCCCAGTGGATGGCGGAGGTGATGCAATGA
- a CDS encoding ATP-binding protein: MVNQAIIRQSAEQRFAAELNLLTEHDQANVRPQGWLRSPRAVRQFILGDEKLGISRKFYGDDALVDRAIVTLLGKQGLMLVGEPGTAKSMLSELLAAAVSGDSGLTVQGTAGTTEDHLKYSWNYALLLAEGPSEKSLVASPVHQAMQQGKIVRFEEITRCPPEIQDVLVSLMSEKTMMIPELGQAGRVYAKAGFNIIATANLRDRGVHEMSSALKRRFNFETVRPIADAQFERELVLSQLQHELGDLSAQIQVADSVIDLLVTVFQELRQGATKDGAAIKTPDAVMSTAEAVNIAHAAALEGYYLGDQTLSSAAIAKQLIGVVLKDNADDAKRVRFYMDNVARERAKQDAVWKAFFEEGKRFWQ; the protein is encoded by the coding sequence ATGGTAAATCAAGCCATTATCCGCCAAAGCGCAGAACAGCGTTTTGCAGCCGAGCTGAATCTGCTCACTGAGCATGATCAGGCGAACGTGCGGCCGCAGGGCTGGCTGCGTTCGCCGCGCGCTGTGCGCCAGTTTATTTTGGGTGATGAAAAATTAGGCATCAGCCGCAAGTTTTATGGCGATGATGCGCTGGTTGACCGCGCCATTGTCACCTTGCTGGGCAAGCAGGGGCTGATGCTGGTGGGCGAGCCGGGAACCGCCAAATCCATGCTGTCTGAATTGCTGGCGGCGGCCGTCAGCGGCGATTCCGGCCTGACGGTTCAGGGTACTGCCGGCACGACCGAAGACCATTTGAAATACTCATGGAATTATGCGCTGCTGCTGGCGGAAGGGCCGAGTGAAAAATCGCTGGTGGCCTCGCCGGTTCATCAGGCGATGCAGCAGGGGAAAATCGTCCGCTTTGAAGAAATTACCCGCTGCCCGCCGGAAATTCAGGATGTGCTGGTTTCGCTGATGTCGGAAAAAACCATGATGATTCCGGAATTAGGCCAAGCCGGCCGGGTGTATGCCAAAGCCGGTTTTAATATTATCGCCACGGCGAACTTGCGCGACCGGGGGGTGCATGAAATGTCATCGGCCCTAAAGCGCCGCTTCAACTTTGAAACGGTGCGCCCGATTGCGGATGCCCAGTTTGAGCGCGAGCTGGTGCTGAGCCAGCTGCAGCATGAGCTGGGAGATTTATCCGCGCAAATTCAGGTTGCAGATTCTGTCATTGATCTTCTGGTCACGGTTTTTCAGGAATTGCGCCAAGGCGCAACCAAGGACGGGGCTGCAATCAAGACCCCGGATGCGGTGATGTCTACGGCCGAGGCGGTGAATATTGCGCATGCAGCTGCTCTGGAAGGCTATTATCTGGGGGATCAAACCTTGAGCAGCGCCGCAATCGCCAAGCAGCTGATCGGGGTTGTCCTTAAGGATAATGCCGATGATGCCAAGCGGGTGCGCTTCTATATGGATAATGTGGCCCGCGAACGGGCGAAGCAGGATGCCGTCTGGAAAGCCTTTTTTGAAGAAGGCAAGCGCTTCTGGCAGTAG